Part of the Leifsonia sp. Root112D2 genome is shown below.
CATAGCCCTCGACTCAAGCGTGCCCGGCCACCACTACGGCGAGGTCACCAGTGCCCAGCTCGACTGGCTCGCCGAGGAACTGGCCATTCCCGCCCCGCACGGCACGATCCTCGCCATGCACCACCCTCCGGTTCCCAGCGTTCTGCAGCTCGCGGTCTCCGTGGAGCTGCGCCATCAGGCGTCGTTGGCGGAGGTGCTGGAGGGCTCCGATGTGCGCGGCATCATCGCCGGGCATCTGCACTACTCGACGAATGCGACGTTCGCCGGCATTCCCGTCTCCGTCGCATCCGCCACCTGCTACACCCAGGATCTGAACGTGCCCGTCGGCGGAACCAGGGGCCGCGACGGTGCCCAGTCGTTCAATCTCGTGCACGTCTACGAGAACACCGTGTTGCATTCGGTCGTTCCCGTCGGGCAGTTCCCGTCGCTGTCGTATGTCAGCGCTGAGGAGAGCGCACGCCTGCTGAGCGAAGACGGCGTGATCATTCCGGATGCGACGCCTCACGACCCCCTGCACGAGGAACCATTGACGCTTCAGTCGCCGGCGTTCTCAGCGAGTACGTTCTCCCACGGCGCCGGAATCGCAAAGTAGCGAGACAGAAAGCCCTGTACCAGCTCGGCACGTTCGGCCGCGGGCACCTCGGGAAAACTGCCGTCGTTGAGACAGAAGAAGTCGGTGGCGCGTCGCTTGAGCATGCCCGGCAGCGCGGCCAGACCCGCCCTGGACGTGGTGTCGACGTAGCCGACCCGCGCGGCCTGCTGATGCACCGCCCGCCCGGTCATGAGCGCGTAGTAGTGGTACAGCGAATTGGTGACCGAGATGTTGTCGGAGGCGCGAAAGGTGCTCGCCTGAGTGCGAGCGAATTCGTCCGGGAATTCCTGCTCCATCTGAAGCAGCACGCTCTTGCGCAGCGGTGTCGCCGCATGCTCGAGGTGTCGGGTGATCACCGTGCCGAAGCGCTCGCGCAGCAGTCGACGATTGACTCGCGCTGAGTTCTCGAAGCCGCTGCGCGTCGGGTCGCTCTCCCCCATACCGATGCGGATGCCCGCCTCAATGAACTTCGTCACCCCACCGGAGGAGAAGAACATTCCCGGTTGCACCGGCCGACCGAAGAACATGTCGTCATTGGAATAGATGAAGTGTTCGCTGAGTCCCGGAATGTGCTGAAGCTGGCTCTCGACGGCCTGCGAGTTGTGGGTGGGCAACGCATCCGGATTCGAGAAGAACTCCTCGCTGCGCACGATCGTGACGCTCGGATGCTCGGCCAGCCACTCCGGTCGGCGCGAGTCCGTGACGATGAAGATTCGACGCACCCATGGAGCGAAGAGATAGATCGAGCGCAGAGCGTACTTGAGTTCATCGATCTGCCGGTAACGCGCGTCAGCGTCATCTCCCTCGCCGACCGTCTGCCCCTTCATGCGCTCGGCCCAACGGCGCTGGAACTCCGGATCGCTGCCGTCGACCCAGGAGAACACCATGTCGATGTCGAAGAGCACATCGGAGGCGTGCGGGTCGAACATGCCCCGCAGGGTATCCCAGCGCACGCCATAGAGCTCCACCGTGGCGGGGGCCGCTTCCGTGCGGGGCAGCATGCGCCTGGTCAATGAGTTCTCGACGCCGCAGTCGATCAGGTCATCGCCGAAGGTCCAAAGCTGCAGTTCGACGCCCATCGACGAACCGTAACTGAGACCGCCGAACGGCTCGAGGCGCGGTCGATAGAGACGGAACAGCCGGGCCTTGCGGCTGGAGGAGAGCGAACCGTCGGCCAGCAGCACAGGCGGTTTCTTGGCATCCGCCCGTTTGGCGTACATCGGTTCGTCCGCGCAGGCTTCGGCGAGCGCGCGCTCGATGCGGGCGCGCAGGGCGGCGTCGACGGCGATGACCGGGCGTTCGTCATTGCCGCGCACGAGATAGAAGTGGAGGCCGGCGGAACGCAGCACGTCGGCGACGAAGAGCAGATCATCGACCATCGCCTGGTGCGGGGTGAGGCGTCGATTGACGAGATGCGCGACGCCCTTGCGCACGAGCACATCAGAGCGACCATGGGTCTGTGGCCACGAGCGTGGGGCCGGATCGACACCCGTCTGAGCACCGAATTCTTCGCCGGGTTCCAGCGGCTCGAGCGACGGCTCGAGCGCCACGTTGAACGTCGCACTGCTTCCTGCCATGTGACTCCCCTCAGATGATTCTGCCGATCCTCTGCCTACCGTAACCCGACTTTCGATGGATGCCCGCCGCGGGTGTGCTGGCTAGGCTGACCACGATGAACCATTCCGCTCTCACCCCCGTCTTCACGGCGATGCGCGTGGGCCTGCACGTGCTTGTCATCGGGCTCACGCTGTTCGTGCTGCTGCGCGCATCCATCGCCGTCGCCGAGACGGGTGCATGGTCGAAGCCGGGCGCGATCATCGCGCTGGGGTGCCTGTTTCTGGTGACGTACGCGGTGGGCGGCCCGGCGCTGCGTCAGTCGCGCAGGCGCGCGCCACGCTGGCTCTGGCTGACCGCGCTCGGCATCGAATGGCTCGGGATGGCCTGCCTCACCCCGGATGCCGCGTTCCTCGTCTTCCCGCTGTTCTTCCTGTTCCTGCATCTCATAGCCTGGCCGTGGAATGTGCTCGCTGTCGCCGTTTCCACAGCCGGCGCGATAGTGCTGCTCGCGCTGCACACCGGCTGGAGCATCGGCGGAGTGCTCGGTCCGGTGATCGGGGCGGCCGTCTCCGTCGTCATCGGTCTCGGATACGCGGCGCTGTTCCGCGAGGCACACGAACGTGAGGCGCTCATCGCAGATCTCATCGCCACCCGCACGCAGCTCGCCGCCACCGAACGCGAGGCCGGCATCCTCGCCGAGCGTGCCCGGCTCGCACGCGAGATTCACGACACCGTCGCGCAGGGCCTTTCGAGCATCCAGCTGCTGCTGCATGCCGTCGAGCGGGCGGATGCGACGCATCCGGCCATCGAGCACGTGCGTCTCGCGCGCGAGACGGCGGCGACCAACCTTGCCGAGACCCGACGCTTCATCCGCGAGCTCACCCCACCCGCGCTTCAGGAGCAGAGCATCGAGGGCGCGCTGCAGCGCCTGGCGGCAACGACGGCACAGGCATCTGGCCTGAGCGTGAACCTGCGGGTGAGCGGCGACTCCGTGACCCTGCCGATGACCGTCGAGACCGCGCTGCTGCGGGTGGCACAGGGCTCGCTCGCCAATGTCGTGCAACACGCGGAGGCG
Proteins encoded:
- a CDS encoding phosphodiesterase; translation: MSSPEPAHRVAEYPRPNHFLLHLSDTHLLAADGLLYDSVNAESHLRRLFDELEASYARPEAIVLTGDLADKGEPDAYRKLRSIVEPAAARMGAEVIWVMGNHDDRGAFRESLLGQLRSAAPIDRVHDVNGLRVIALDSSVPGHHYGEVTSAQLDWLAEELAIPAPHGTILAMHHPPVPSVLQLAVSVELRHQASLAEVLEGSDVRGIIAGHLHYSTNATFAGIPVSVASATCYTQDLNVPVGGTRGRDGAQSFNLVHVYENTVLHSVVPVGQFPSLSYVSAEESARLLSEDGVIIPDATPHDPLHEEPLTLQSPAFSASTFSHGAGIAK
- a CDS encoding stealth family protein, with protein sequence MAGSSATFNVALEPSLEPLEPGEEFGAQTGVDPAPRSWPQTHGRSDVLVRKGVAHLVNRRLTPHQAMVDDLLFVADVLRSAGLHFYLVRGNDERPVIAVDAALRARIERALAEACADEPMYAKRADAKKPPVLLADGSLSSSRKARLFRLYRPRLEPFGGLSYGSSMGVELQLWTFGDDLIDCGVENSLTRRMLPRTEAAPATVELYGVRWDTLRGMFDPHASDVLFDIDMVFSWVDGSDPEFQRRWAERMKGQTVGEGDDADARYRQIDELKYALRSIYLFAPWVRRIFIVTDSRRPEWLAEHPSVTIVRSEEFFSNPDALPTHNSQAVESQLQHIPGLSEHFIYSNDDMFFGRPVQPGMFFSSGGVTKFIEAGIRIGMGESDPTRSGFENSARVNRRLLRERFGTVITRHLEHAATPLRKSVLLQMEQEFPDEFARTQASTFRASDNISVTNSLYHYYALMTGRAVHQQAARVGYVDTTSRAGLAALPGMLKRRATDFFCLNDGSFPEVPAAERAELVQGFLSRYFAIPAPWENVLAENAGD
- a CDS encoding sensor histidine kinase: MNHSALTPVFTAMRVGLHVLVIGLTLFVLLRASIAVAETGAWSKPGAIIALGCLFLVTYAVGGPALRQSRRRAPRWLWLTALGIEWLGMACLTPDAAFLVFPLFFLFLHLIAWPWNVLAVAVSTAGAIVLLALHTGWSIGGVLGPVIGAAVSVVIGLGYAALFREAHEREALIADLIATRTQLAATEREAGILAERARLAREIHDTVAQGLSSIQLLLHAVERADATHPAIEHVRLARETAATNLAETRRFIRELTPPALQEQSIEGALQRLAATTAQASGLSVNLRVSGDSVTLPMTVETALLRVAQGSLANVVQHAEASQAELTLSYMVDAVSLDIVDDGRGFTPRTAGHTRGEHQESFGLEAMRGRVAQLGGAAVVESSPGNGTAVAVSFPLAAAPAAPQTIPEGGTS